In Mangifera indica cultivar Alphonso chromosome 14, CATAS_Mindica_2.1, whole genome shotgun sequence, the DNA window AGCCCCTTAATGAAATTTAACTttatgccctttttttttttggcattgaGCTCTTTTTCTAATGGGTTAATGGACAAATGGGGCCTGACCGACAGCCCATTTCATGTGTTCCAATGCAGCCACCAGCGTCATCAATCATGCATTGTATTTGTCTCGTATAATTGCGTTTTTcaactttctttgttttatttatatactttgtattataaattataactctttataataataatgggATAAGTTAGTATGTATACCTAATCAAGATTGGAAAAATGAGTATGCGTTTCTCATGATTAGACATAAACATTAGTTACGACTTTTGTCTTATGTAATAAATTAAGACAAGTCATAATGATATACatattttcaatagaaaattatgatatattgttTAGTTGGTGACTTTGTTTCGCGACAATTCTAACATTGTAATCTAACCAAGTCTTTAAGTAAAAATAGTTTTCTATGGTAAACCTTTTGTGTGTTTggtatttttattatgaataaaattatatgtatatatatatttagtatataatttgactataaagataatgtatcattatatgatgaaattattttgaattaaaaataaagtaatattcaattacattatgacatataatctgtatgatcaaattatatatcaaaagtttatacacatagcattatttttttattatatccattcattaaaaaaatacaaccttagccccaatttttttttagcaatactatatgtacatattttttatatacaaatatatacatatttatatatgtcaatatatagttggatattattttatcttcaatttaaaattattcaatcatatgataatatatataagtatatatatatttgtgtactcaaattaagattaaataatactttattattaattaaaaattatttaattatgtaatgatatatataaatatgtatgcAGTTTTAATTATTAGAGAATATAATTCTAATACTCTTGTGTTTTAACATTTTTTGGTAAACACCAGCTGGTTTGGAGAATATAATCAAGTCaactttcaaatttattaacaatttaatcaatttaacctctaaataatatataattttctaatattattgataGATTTTGGATActaaattgattgaatttagatagacggtaaaaatgtcatttccttttaaacaaaataacgtaaagatttatttcataaaaaaaagggACTTAGGGTGTCCATCAATGGGTGCTAAAAGAAACATAGAGAGTAAATTGTATTTCAAAACAATATGTACATTCagtttgagtatataaataagtatatatttgatatatatcatcaaataattaaataattttgaattaacgagaaaataatacttaattacataataatatataatatatgtattcaaatatgtacacaaaaagggtatatataacattacttattttaaaaacCATTATTACAAGAATACCAAACATACTGATAATAGTGCAAAAAACATGGTACATTCTTTTGAGaaagaacaatgttatgtgtatttaattttaaatatataattaactacttaaatgattcatcattatataatttagtgttattttatctttaatttaaaaatactcaaatgatgtgttattaaatgattaagtattatttaattttttaattaaaatcacttaatttagtatgacatataatttaaattttaattagatatttaaaaatttaaatacttaattaaatattaaataatatgatattaaaaattattttatttttaatttaaaatatataaggacaaataacataaaataacacTGTTTAAGAAGATGGTCACTAAAACGACAATAAACCAGAAAAGGAAATGTTGAAAGAGAGACATACCAAACCCAAGTGGAGATAGTGGACGCTTCTGTCATGCCAGGTCTTGCGAAATTATCTTAGCCATAAGTAGACACAAATGGGAAAACTTACTGTAGGATtgaaatttattcatattattaaatCAGACAAGTTCCTGATCAGTGTCATTTCCCTGTCACATTCAAAAGCTCATGCCTAAAGCAGAGCCACAACCACAAATTAAAGTAGATCATGATTTACCCACAAACTTTTTCAAGTTTAAGTGTCGGTAAGCGTTGTCATCTTCAACTTTATCCATCCAAATTTCTCAACTCTTCAATCAAgactttgatttgattattttatttttatttttttctaaattatttaagaaagataaattaaataaaaatgcaaGTCTTTGTTCAAGTTTGTCTTGGACTTCGTTTTCaacttccatttttttttttcctctttttctctctctgaGAATTTTCATTTTCCACTTCTTTAACATAATGCCAAGAAAAAGCCCTTCTGTCTTCTGGAACACTTCATAGGCTTTTCTCTTTCTAAAAGTTTCTCATTTTGTGAGCCCAAAGCGTTAGTTTTGATTTCGTAATGTTAGTGGAGGGATATTGAGAGATATGGGTTCTTGTGTATCATCAATGCATAAGAAAACGCCTGACAAGCTGAAGATGTCTTCTTTTGACTCCAAAAATCATGACCTTATTATTCCACCTTCACCCATCAAAGAAAAGCCGTCCAGTGGTTTCCCTCCGATCAACGATTGGCCAGCCATCATTGGTAGAGACCTTGGTATGCTATCAAAGTTTCAgtctttttatttcattttcttcggTTTGGCGGCAAAAGattgttttgtaatttgagCGTTGAgtattgtttttcttaaaattatttttacatatttttaatgatgTATCATCTGAACTGGGGGTGGCCTTGTGGGGTTCGTTAAGTTACTTTATGTTAATGCTAACCGTTGCTTTTTAGCGATTTATCATATATCATACCGATATACAGAGGCTAAGATTATGCTCTTTCTGTGAATTGTTAAACTTCTATTGGTATTATAGTTTAtagagttttaaaatttgatcttatATAATCTTTTTCTATCTTTGCTCAGGTGTGTGACTTATTATTTGTCCTGATTTTTATTCCCTGttactttgttaatttttactcatcttctttttcataactgtttgtttcttttatgtatttaattataacatTATAGCAAAGTAAATTCAGTAAAAAGATGGCCTTCTATTTTTAACTTCTACATGTAATACTATTCTGTTTCCTGGATGGCTAATTATTAGATCATTCTATTTTCtggtttttatttcaaataaagatgatttctttttttggctTCACTAGCTTCTCTTGTTTTTGCcctttattaatgataaaatcctTTGGACTGTGTTTGTTTTGGTGGGCAAAGAAATGCATAGTGTtaatcatatgaaaaaaaaaaaaggaaatttttgcAGCAAAAAGGTGTCAAGCCGTTAGATTTGGTTGCTTAAGGTTGAGATGTAAAGTCTGTTTGTATGAAATATCTACTGAGATACAACTAGGATTTTTTCAtctgttttaaattttaatttggtgaTTGAGTTTCTCTCGATACAGTTCTACTCGGGTTTAGAGGCAATTTTCTGCAATCGAAGTGTTTATGATGGAATGTTATAGTTTGGATTTGATTGTGAGAATGTTTGCTTCATAAAAGAATGCAGAAGTTTGATACCATATCCAGATAACCCCTTCCCAAATTTGCTTAAATCATAAATAGGTAAAGGTATTTTGAAGTTGTGGGATTTCCATTAGGTAGCTATGACACTGGGAGTTGATCAATTCAGATGTTTGTGATCCCACACCGGATATATGTAAGAGTGAGCGGGGGAGATGGAGGCTTTTCTttaaccctgcaggtctctaACTCTTGAATATTAGGTGCCATAAGCATTTTTATAGTAGATGTGTTGTGGTTAATTTCCAGCATGTACAAAATATAGAAAACCACTTTGTGAGTAGTGCCCTCGCCTTTCAAAAGTATTCTCTACGGGTCCATTGTTATCATTATATTGACGGATATGGATCATTTTGTATGCGGACGTGATAAAGGATGGGGAATGGATGGACCACAATCTAGGATATGGGTGTCACAGATGTTCTAAAGTCAAtgatcattatataaatattgtgaCATCAGGGTGAAGAGATTTAGAACTTGTGTCGAAATCTTACAGGAACACCAAGAGTTTAAGATATGAGTTATTTTGTGATCTCTGGAGCTCATTGGGACTCTTATTCAGTATTATTGTTTTGGTTATGTGAAATGCTTTGGAGTCTCTGttgtaatgttttgtttttgatataaTGATGCATAAGGACGAAGCTGTAGATGGCCAAACCCACTTCTTGTTTGCTCTACCAGATGATGTTCCATGGACTTCACTTGGATGATTCTTTGGAATGGTCCCACCATTTGTTTGTCTTTGTTTAAATAGCCATAAAAAAAGACCATAGTTTTCACTGTCATGGGacaatttttatgaaaattgacTGGAGATGCAGTTGAAAgcttatatataattgattttaccATTTGCAATATTGGTTTGTTAGCTTAACCTGATTTGTGAAGTAGCAAAcctttttctataaaatttagtaagatAAATGAAAGTTCATCTATCAGGTACATTCTTTGGCAAATTAGTTCTGTTAATTCTTGAACTGGCATGCTCTTTTCCTGGTTTACTTTTTTGGTCCCCCTTTCACTGGaagttgaaatatttatttgatgtcTATGCAGGTAGTAAAGAGGAAACTTTTTTCGATTCTCGAGCTTGGCTGGATTCTGATTGTGAAGATGATTTTTACAGTGTCAAAGGAGGTGAGATTATTAGAATGATCTTTTATGTCATTAATCTGGATGGATGACACTGTTTTATATTTAGAATTCAGAAACACCAAAATACTGATCTGAAGAGTCGACACAGAAGTTTAGTAATATATATTCTGATATATATGACCTGTTAATGGTTGCTATACTTTTGTATTTAATGAATGTAGAAAGttgtttatctttctttttccattgtTAACTTCTTAACTTTATTAATGTATTTCTGCATCCTTTTTACTGGTATATGTAGATTCCTGTGGCAATACCCCAGTTCATCAGGCCTTCTCTACTGGGACACCTCAAGTCAACAAAACCCTGTCTGAGGACAGAAATCACAGTTCAATGTCTGAAGCATCTCCGACcgggaagaaaatgaaactagGCGAATTATTCAAGCAGAGCATTAGAGAAGCTCCTGAAGACCCACCTGTTGATGAGCAAAAAACTGCAGTCCCCCAGATTATGGTCAATGGGGACATGGATGTCCATCCAACCGTGCTTACCCTGGCTGCAAAATCCACAGATGGTACCCGTTACTTATCTGGAGTGAACTCTTTCCGTGGCAGTGAGAGTACTGCTAATGATGATCCAACAATGGAGGAAAAGCGGATGAGGACTGCAGAGTGTTGCCTTCCAAGCTTGATTTCGCGTCATAATTTCAGTgacagaaagaagaagatgagtcCTGCAATAGTTGTTAATGGCTAACCATAATTTTGGGCAGTGTTTATACTGTGTAAAGTCAAAGTTCCTGTGTTTATACTTTGCACCGCACATTGgattttttgagtaaaaaagaTATGTAAAAAACACCTAGAGGAGATGTATGATGCCAAAAACATTAAAGaggatttgaaaaatcaatcttTGTAATGAGAGGAATTTTTAGAGGAAACCCCGAAAATGGCCCATGTAATGaacataaacatattattaagaAGATTTGGCCTTTATATGCAAAAAGTAATAGCTAAGTTCTAAAGATATTCTTTGTTTCATAAAgagtttggttaaattttttcATGTTCCTGCTTTTATTAATCGTTTATGTTGATGTTGTTCCAGTGTACTGAGGTAGTCGTCATACTGTGTTTCATAGGGTAGATGAATACTTTGTTGTCTTCAGTTTTCATGTGGATGCAGGTGTTGGCATTAATGGCTTTGCTTAAATGGGAAGTTTCAGGGTATGTCCAGAAATGGTTCCATCAAACCTGCCCAATTGAAGCAAACTTATTTCTCAAAGGAAAAGTTAGAAAAGGATGGTGTTATTTAAGCAccaattaattataatcttttagGTTATATATTACATGCCATCGAATCATAGATATATAACCAAGATAAGTAAGGCAAATTATGTCTCATTTCGGTGGCCTGTTGGGCCTCTGTATTCTTGTTCTTTTGGGGGTTCAGCCCTATCAAGCAAACTGTTCCACCGGTGGTTCATTTCGCAGGACCTTTAGTGATCCTATGATGTGGCAAAAGAATGGTATATGTGCTTCTTCGGATTAAAAGAGGATCATATACTAATTTTTGTATATGTTGATGAAAGTTACTAAAGTGGGAATGTGTCTTTTCAAGTGACAACCAAAGATGGATATATACTTAATATGCAGAGAATTCCAGTAGGTCATGAGGTCACATGCACTGCATGCAGTGCTAGTGTTTTCTATGTCCGTTTACTGAGGTGGGGAAAGCCACAAATTAGATTCCAAGGCCGGCAGTCTGAGACTTTGGCTGCTAAATTTGTTGGTGTATGTATTACATAAATGCATTGTCTTCGGTGCAATTTTTGAGCTGTGATTTGGTCACAGAGA includes these proteins:
- the LOC123195439 gene encoding uncharacterized protein At3g27210-like, whose amino-acid sequence is MGSCVSSMHKKTPDKLKMSSFDSKNHDLIIPPSPIKEKPSSGFPPINDWPAIIGRDLGSKEETFFDSRAWLDSDCEDDFYSVKGDSCGNTPVHQAFSTGTPQVNKTLSEDRNHSSMSEASPTGKKMKLGELFKQSIREAPEDPPVDEQKTAVPQIMVNGDMDVHPTVLTLAAKSTDGTRYLSGVNSFRGSESTANDDPTMEEKRMRTAECCLPSLISRHNFSDRKKKMSPAIVVNG